Proteins from a genomic interval of Sulfurimonas sp. HSL3-2:
- a CDS encoding response regulator — protein sequence MGQSLYEKCKNLSILFVEDYLPLQKKISSVLGDYFDYVQTASNGEEGLERYKEFQEKNGKFFDIVMTDYEMPKVNGIELIRTIKEQNKDQVFIVISAHQNPEYLIEFINLGILHFIPKPIGPENMLEVLEKVSDIAVLSDELLHINSSLVWNKTKKSLFYKDELLNLAKYDLLLLEVLLEDFGFICTIERILNHFYIYNEDIKQENIRNMVVRLRKKIPEITITSMYAIGYKLNVDT from the coding sequence ATGGGACAATCGTTGTACGAAAAATGTAAAAACCTGAGTATTCTTTTTGTTGAAGATTATCTTCCGTTACAAAAGAAAATATCGTCTGTTCTTGGTGATTATTTTGATTATGTTCAAACAGCTTCAAACGGAGAAGAGGGTTTAGAAAGATATAAAGAGTTTCAAGAAAAAAATGGAAAATTTTTTGATATTGTGATGACGGATTATGAGATGCCTAAAGTAAATGGCATTGAACTTATCCGAACGATAAAAGAACAAAATAAAGATCAAGTCTTTATCGTCATATCTGCGCATCAAAATCCTGAATATCTTATAGAGTTTATAAACCTTGGTATCTTACATTTCATCCCAAAACCCATCGGTCCGGAGAATATGCTGGAAGTTTTAGAAAAAGTAAGTGATATTGCAGTTCTTAGTGATGAATTGCTTCATATAAACAGCTCTCTCGTATGGAATAAAACCAAAAAATCTCTTTTTTATAAGGATGAATTATTGAATTTAGCAAAATATGATTTATTGCTATTGGAAGTACTTTTAGAGGATTTTGGATTCATCTGCACTATTGAAAGAATATTAAACCATTTTTATATCTATAATGAAGATATTAAACAGGAGAACATACGAAATATGGTTGTTCGCCTACGAAAGAAAATCCCAGAAATAACGATTACGAGTATGTATGCAATCGGTTATAAATTGAATGTTGACACTTGA
- a CDS encoding PAS domain-containing sensor histidine kinase, which yields MWILRLQNEIKRSREIEQNCKYREEHFKTLFDIAPIFIDSFDTSGHCHLWNKECERVFGWSIEELNAHENVFALFHPDPLQQEIMREAFAARKETQYIEMTPMTKNGELIPSRWVNVNLSDNEIIYIGIDMRAQKEAEKNLLDAQHKLQEVNGFLQDRVEKSIKDIYKKEQILLEQARLVQMGEMLSIIAHQWRQPLSVIDMSAFSIQNKIDLGKFNLDEKASQEKFLHFLQNEIKDIHSYTQYLTGTIEDFTNFFKPNKEKESTLLSIPVEKALNILNTMIIKEGIEVTVDIKTNKSINIYTNEVMQVILNIIKNSIDNFTEKSIPDPKINIRIEEDNNKFTLNICDNGGGIDDAILEKIFDPYFSTKDEKNGTGLGLYISKIVIENHSSGLLNVKNIDNGVCFEIILYGER from the coding sequence GTGTGGATATTACGACTGCAAAACGAAATAAAGAGAAGTAGAGAGATAGAACAAAACTGTAAATATAGAGAAGAGCATTTTAAAACACTTTTTGATATCGCTCCGATATTTATTGACTCTTTTGACACAAGTGGACATTGCCATTTATGGAATAAGGAGTGTGAAAGAGTCTTTGGATGGAGCATTGAAGAGCTCAATGCACATGAGAATGTATTTGCACTTTTTCACCCTGATCCTCTGCAGCAGGAGATTATGCGAGAAGCTTTTGCTGCAAGAAAAGAAACACAATATATAGAGATGACTCCTATGACTAAAAATGGAGAACTTATCCCCAGCAGATGGGTAAATGTAAATCTTTCAGACAATGAAATAATCTATATAGGCATAGATATGAGAGCTCAAAAAGAGGCGGAAAAGAACCTCTTAGATGCGCAGCATAAATTACAAGAAGTTAACGGCTTTCTTCAAGATAGAGTCGAAAAAAGTATTAAAGATATATATAAAAAAGAGCAGATTCTTCTTGAACAGGCAAGACTTGTCCAAATGGGAGAGATGCTGAGTATCATTGCACATCAATGGAGACAGCCTTTAAGTGTTATAGATATGAGTGCCTTTAGTATTCAAAATAAAATAGATTTGGGAAAATTTAATCTTGACGAGAAAGCATCACAAGAAAAGTTTTTGCATTTTTTGCAAAATGAGATAAAGGATATTCATAGTTATACGCAATATCTAACCGGTACTATAGAAGATTTTACAAATTTCTTTAAACCAAATAAAGAGAAAGAATCTACACTCTTGAGTATACCCGTTGAAAAGGCCTTAAATATTCTTAATACAATGATAATAAAAGAGGGTATTGAAGTAACTGTCGATATAAAAACCAATAAAAGCATAAATATTTATACCAATGAAGTGATGCAGGTCATTTTAAATATTATTAAAAACAGTATTGATAATTTTACGGAAAAGAGTATACCTGACCCTAAGATAAATATTCGTATTGAAGAGGACAATAACAAGTTTACTCTGAATATCTGTGATAACGGCGGTGGTATTGACGATGCTATTTTAGAGAAGATATTTGATCCGTATTTTTCCACAAAAGACGAAAAAAACGGTACTGGACTTGGACTGTATATCTCTAAGATAGTGATCGAAAATCATAGTTCAGGTTTACTTAATGTTAAAAATATAGATAATGGTGTCTGCTTCGAGATCATCTTGTATGGAGAAAGATAA
- a CDS encoding ShlB/FhaC/HecB family hemolysin secretion/activation protein, producing the protein MRKILKQSFITLLLLVNVMFAADIPNSGTILNEIKPALKPVEKKALPVMPSQEYAAPITGDDTVKVLVKKFEIQNNTVFSTEVLHELIKEYEGKELTLLEIKKVAEIITKYYRSHGYFVARAYIPVQDLHDNIVKIFIIEGVYGTFNINNSSNVNDATIKRYLSKLDSQNVISMDKLERQILLINSLSGVQIVNAEIFPGKKVGSSDFTITAKEHKRFEGYAVVDNYGNKYTGEYRGSASGTINSPSGYGDALSVYVLNSFSDGLKYGHLSYDLPIGNFGMKTNIGASRLKYTLGDIYKDLDAYGDATVLEAGVVFPIIKTMTSSLDIQGQYEHRIMSDWMNHEDDKKIVDDFTVSLNAYKSMNMFARNGSIEGTVSFTQGYKSLKTQTAQINDLILKSEGRFSKANLELTYNQQLNEKTIFKTVFNAQKSFDKNLDSSQELSVCGPYGVRAYSNNELSGDQGFIFSAELLRNLPTVINLTHQAGLFYDTAKIWKNAKAWTGLTDNVRRLSDVGVSYSASYKYINFKASYACGFGSDAASVSGKSSNKLFAQLFLVF; encoded by the coding sequence ATGAGAAAAATACTAAAACAAAGTTTTATAACTTTACTGTTACTAGTAAATGTGATGTTTGCAGCGGATATACCAAACTCAGGAACCATCTTAAATGAGATAAAACCCGCTTTAAAACCGGTGGAGAAAAAAGCATTGCCGGTAATGCCTTCACAAGAGTATGCAGCGCCTATTACGGGGGACGATACCGTAAAAGTTCTGGTTAAAAAGTTTGAAATCCAAAACAACACAGTATTTTCTACAGAAGTCCTACATGAACTTATTAAAGAGTATGAAGGTAAAGAACTAACACTCTTGGAAATCAAAAAAGTTGCGGAGATTATTACTAAGTATTATCGCTCTCACGGTTATTTTGTAGCACGTGCTTATATCCCCGTACAGGACTTACATGACAATATTGTGAAAATATTTATCATCGAAGGTGTCTACGGTACATTTAATATAAATAATTCTTCAAATGTAAATGATGCTACGATAAAGAGATATCTTTCTAAACTGGACAGTCAGAATGTAATATCTATGGATAAGTTAGAAAGACAGATATTGCTTATCAACTCTCTCTCAGGGGTACAGATAGTCAATGCAGAAATTTTTCCAGGGAAAAAAGTCGGGAGCAGCGACTTTACAATCACCGCTAAAGAGCATAAGCGGTTCGAAGGATATGCTGTTGTTGATAATTATGGAAATAAATATACAGGTGAGTATAGAGGCAGTGCCAGCGGAACTATTAACTCTCCATCCGGATACGGTGATGCTTTAAGTGTTTATGTTCTGAACTCTTTTTCAGATGGATTGAAATATGGACATCTGTCTTATGACCTTCCAATAGGTAATTTTGGTATGAAGACCAATATCGGTGCCAGCAGACTAAAATACACTTTGGGTGATATTTATAAAGATCTTGATGCTTATGGTGACGCTACTGTTTTAGAAGCAGGAGTTGTTTTCCCGATCATAAAAACAATGACAAGCAGTTTAGATATACAAGGGCAGTATGAACATAGAATCATGTCAGACTGGATGAATCATGAAGATGATAAAAAAATCGTTGATGATTTTACAGTATCTCTCAATGCTTATAAAAGTATGAACATGTTCGCAAGAAACGGTTCTATTGAAGGGACTGTCTCCTTTACTCAAGGGTATAAAAGTTTAAAAACTCAAACTGCACAGATAAATGATTTGATTTTAAAATCAGAAGGTAGGTTTTCCAAGGCAAATCTAGAGTTAACGTATAATCAGCAGTTAAATGAGAAAACAATATTTAAAACAGTGTTTAATGCACAAAAAAGTTTTGATAAAAATCTAGATTCAAGTCAAGAGTTATCAGTATGCGGTCCTTACGGAGTAAGAGCTTACAGCAATAATGAACTTTCAGGCGATCAAGGTTTTATTTTTTCAGCGGAACTGTTACGCAATCTACCGACAGTCATAAATCTCACTCATCAAGCCGGTCTGTTTTACGATACGGCTAAAATATGGAAGAATGCAAAAGCTTGGACAGGATTGACAGATAATGTCAGAAGATTAAGTGATGTGGGGGTGAGTTATAGCGCTTCATATAAGTATATAAACTTCAAAGCTTCCTATGCATGCGGATTCGGTTCAGATGCAGCATCTGTATCGGGAAAATCGAGTAATAAGTTATTCGCTCAACTGTTTTTAGTATTTTAA
- a CDS encoding transporter substrate-binding domain-containing protein has protein sequence MKIFLRYFILLFLNLSVLSASPLVLTKEEQAYIKKHPVVTLGADYKWPPFDFVDKNGNHSGLSSDYIKLISKKTGLKFEVKAGVWSDVLNNMKEKKYDGLTCAVKTEERDKYLDFTDPYLSVPMVIVTQTGSNGIQSLDDLNGKTVSVNRGSYIHEWLETKYPDIKLKLSSSNEESLEMLSLGKVDAYVGNLAVSTYIINKYLLNNLHIAAKLDQFQTDVSVAIDKDKPLLFSIIQKSVKSISAQETQEIKSRWSDNLSLSNELLKFSEEEQVWIDKHKTIRFVIDNDFEPLEYLSKGNGATYSGIASSYMELLSKKTGITFVRVPTKVWSQSVEKINTREADMYSCLTKTASRKKYVNFSKPYITMPQVFITRKDAGFITDINELYGKKVALVKGYAISETIKREHPDIKYIMVPNIMEAFKAVVKGDAYAYIDLLPVASSYIQKSGLSNLKISGISNYRSNFRMALRNDWGDEGIKVIDKVIDSISEDERNRIYNRWVQVKYDREIDYTMLFEIVGVFLLIIAGSLFWNRKLSIEIEKRKVVERKLNELNQELLEATNAAESANKAKSNFLSNMSHEIRTPMNSILGFAELLDEKVEDKKLKSFIHTIRSSGETLLILINDILDLSKIESGKLEVIKSRTNVKKILQESINLFTLQAEQKGLSLELDIDEKMPEAVFTDQVRLKQILINLIGNALKFTDEGYIKVIVEVKSVHEHLSKVDIKIKVQDSGIGIPQNAQDKIFNIFEQQENQDVRKYGGTGLGLAISRKLALLMGGSLNVESEVGKGSTFILNLKNLDIASLHDKEAQDEVLADYTEIEFQDAVILVADDIEQNRRLVTESFYGTNIKVIEAVDGQDAVQKAASNKIDLILMDIRMPVLDGYSATRIIKESLDVPIIALTASIMQQELEKIKVQRFDGYLRKPVSKNELYHEVSKFLKYIKKEVQPKVKEEIKVENLEELQIFLDALSPEIEELYVQAANNNDLEQISTFATALKELATKHNIQHMMEYSETLLEKIEMFEIEEISKMLGRYKKNIESLSLHVKK, from the coding sequence GTGAAGATTTTTCTGCGATACTTCATCCTCCTTTTTTTAAACCTCTCGGTTTTAAGCGCTTCTCCTTTAGTGCTTACAAAAGAGGAGCAGGCGTACATAAAAAAACATCCTGTCGTGACACTGGGTGCAGATTATAAATGGCCCCCTTTTGATTTTGTAGATAAAAACGGTAACCACTCCGGGCTTTCAAGCGACTATATAAAACTCATCTCCAAAAAAACGGGTCTAAAGTTCGAGGTCAAGGCAGGTGTCTGGTCCGATGTCCTCAACAACATGAAAGAGAAAAAATATGACGGGCTTACCTGTGCCGTCAAAACAGAGGAAAGAGACAAATATCTGGATTTTACGGATCCATATCTGTCCGTGCCTATGGTCATCGTGACACAGACGGGCAGTAACGGCATTCAAAGTTTGGACGATCTAAACGGAAAAACTGTCTCTGTCAACAGAGGCTCATATATCCATGAGTGGCTAGAGACAAAGTACCCAGATATCAAACTAAAACTTTCAAGTTCTAACGAAGAATCGCTTGAGATGCTCTCTCTTGGCAAGGTCGATGCCTATGTGGGCAATCTGGCGGTAAGCACCTATATCATCAACAAATATCTTTTAAACAATCTTCATATAGCTGCAAAACTGGATCAGTTTCAGACTGACGTGAGTGTAGCGATAGACAAAGATAAACCTCTATTATTTAGTATTATCCAAAAGAGTGTGAAAAGTATTTCCGCACAAGAGACCCAAGAGATAAAAAGCAGATGGAGCGATAACCTGAGTCTCTCCAACGAACTTCTAAAGTTCAGTGAAGAGGAACAGGTATGGATAGATAAACATAAGACCATCAGGTTTGTGATCGACAATGATTTTGAACCGCTCGAGTACCTTTCTAAAGGAAACGGTGCGACGTATTCAGGGATTGCAAGCAGTTATATGGAGCTTCTGAGTAAAAAGACGGGCATAACTTTTGTAAGAGTCCCGACGAAAGTATGGTCGCAGAGTGTCGAGAAGATCAATACAAGAGAAGCCGACATGTACTCATGTCTGACCAAGACCGCTTCTAGAAAAAAATATGTGAACTTTTCAAAACCCTACATAACCATGCCGCAAGTCTTTATAACAAGAAAAGATGCAGGATTTATAACGGATATAAATGAGTTGTATGGCAAGAAAGTCGCTTTGGTCAAAGGCTATGCGATCAGCGAGACAATAAAAAGAGAACATCCAGATATCAAGTATATCATGGTTCCAAACATCATGGAAGCGTTTAAAGCCGTTGTCAAAGGCGATGCGTATGCCTACATAGACCTTCTGCCCGTAGCGAGCAGTTACATCCAAAAATCGGGACTTTCAAATCTAAAGATATCGGGTATAAGTAACTATAGATCAAACTTTCGAATGGCTTTGCGTAATGACTGGGGAGATGAGGGGATAAAAGTCATAGACAAGGTCATAGATTCCATAAGCGAGGATGAAAGAAACAGGATATATAACAGATGGGTACAAGTCAAGTATGACAGAGAGATCGACTATACGATGCTGTTTGAGATCGTTGGAGTGTTCTTGCTCATTATCGCGGGATCACTTTTTTGGAACAGAAAACTCTCCATTGAGATAGAAAAAAGAAAGGTCGTCGAGAGAAAACTAAACGAGTTAAACCAAGAGCTGCTCGAAGCGACAAATGCGGCAGAGAGTGCAAACAAAGCAAAATCCAACTTTCTATCGAACATGAGCCATGAGATAAGAACACCGATGAACTCCATCTTAGGCTTTGCGGAGCTTCTAGATGAAAAAGTGGAGGATAAAAAGCTGAAGTCTTTTATCCATACTATCCGCTCCTCGGGAGAGACCCTACTTATCTTGATAAACGACATTCTAGACCTTTCTAAGATCGAGTCGGGAAAACTAGAGGTCATAAAAAGCAGGACAAACGTAAAGAAGATACTTCAAGAGAGCATCAATCTTTTTACGCTTCAGGCAGAACAAAAAGGGTTGAGTCTTGAGCTGGATATTGATGAAAAGATGCCCGAAGCCGTCTTTACAGACCAAGTCAGGCTCAAACAGATCCTTATAAACCTCATAGGCAATGCGCTGAAATTTACGGATGAGGGATACATCAAGGTCATAGTCGAAGTGAAGAGTGTTCATGAACATCTTAGCAAGGTAGACATAAAGATCAAGGTACAAGACAGCGGGATAGGGATACCGCAAAATGCTCAAGACAAGATATTCAATATATTTGAACAGCAGGAAAATCAGGATGTCAGAAAGTACGGAGGCACAGGTCTGGGGCTTGCCATCAGCCGAAAACTGGCACTTCTTATGGGCGGTTCACTAAATGTAGAAAGTGAAGTAGGCAAGGGCTCAACATTCATACTGAATCTTAAAAACCTGGATATCGCTTCTCTGCATGATAAAGAGGCACAAGATGAGGTCCTTGCAGACTACACGGAGATCGAGTTCCAAGACGCTGTTATCTTGGTAGCCGATGATATAGAACAGAACAGAAGACTTGTGACAGAGAGTTTTTACGGTACGAACATAAAGGTGATAGAAGCCGTGGACGGGCAGGATGCTGTGCAAAAAGCTGCAAGCAATAAGATAGATCTGATACTCATGGATATAAGGATGCCGGTCCTTGACGGATACAGCGCGACAAGGATCATAAAAGAGAGTCTTGATGTGCCTATCATCGCATTGACGGCTTCGATCATGCAGCAGGAGCTTGAGAAGATAAAAGTGCAGAGGTTTGACGGCTACCTGAGAAAGCCCGTGTCTAAAAACGAACTCTACCATGAAGTCTCGAAGTTTTTAAAGTACATAAAAAAAGAGGTACAGCCAAAAGTAAAAGAGGAGATAAAAGTCGAGAACTTAGAAGAGCTGCAGATCTTCTTAGATGCTCTCTCTCCTGAGATCGAAGAGCTATATGTACAAGCTGCCAACAACAACGACTTAGAGCAGATATCCACGTTCGCGACCGCTTTAAAAGAACTGGCGACCAAACACAACATACAGCATATGATGGAGTACAGCGAAACACTTCTAGAGAAGATAGAGATGTTCGAGATAGAAGAGATAAGCAAGATGCTCGGCAGATACAAAAAAAACATCGAGAGTCTAAGCTTACATGTAAAGAAATAG
- a CDS encoding HD domain-containing phosphohydrolase, which translates to MELSYNVLIVDDISDNIKVAMNILKENNYNFSFALNGKQALDIVKTKSFDLILLDIMMPEMNGFEVCKVLKSDPATKDIPIIFLTAKADIDSITEGFKLGAVDYITKPFYADELISRVATHLELYRAKCVLQQNNIDLNVKIIETERRLLTELEQNQKEIIYLLTELMESTSDETGKHIKRVAEISRLLATLHGSLDDNEISEVFYAAPLHDIGKITIPHHILNKPGRYTEDEFRIMKDHTTNAHKFLRQSTRRLIKAGDIIAHQHHEKWDGTGYPQGLRGEEIHIYGRIVALADVLDALTHKRIYKEPWAFDEAAQYISDRRNKQFDPYLVELFENNLESFRQILEEE; encoded by the coding sequence ATGGAACTTTCTTATAATGTTCTTATTGTAGATGATATCAGCGATAATATAAAAGTTGCTATGAACATCTTAAAAGAGAATAACTATAACTTCTCATTTGCTTTAAACGGCAAACAAGCCCTAGACATAGTCAAGACTAAGAGTTTTGATCTGATCCTTCTAGACATCATGATGCCTGAGATGAACGGTTTTGAGGTTTGTAAAGTCTTAAAAAGTGATCCTGCTACAAAAGACATTCCTATTATTTTCTTAACCGCAAAAGCAGATATAGACTCCATTACCGAAGGGTTTAAACTCGGTGCGGTGGATTACATAACCAAGCCCTTTTATGCTGATGAACTCATTTCAAGAGTCGCAACGCATCTGGAACTTTACCGTGCAAAATGCGTCTTACAGCAGAACAATATCGATCTAAACGTAAAGATCATAGAAACAGAACGAAGACTTCTTACAGAACTCGAACAAAATCAAAAAGAGATCATCTACCTGCTGACGGAGCTGATGGAATCTACATCCGATGAGACGGGAAAACACATTAAAAGAGTCGCGGAGATATCAAGACTTTTAGCTACACTGCACGGTAGCCTTGATGATAACGAGATATCGGAAGTTTTTTACGCTGCTCCTCTGCATGACATAGGAAAGATCACTATCCCCCATCATATCTTGAACAAGCCGGGCAGATATACCGAAGATGAGTTTAGGATCATGAAAGACCATACGACCAATGCTCATAAATTTTTAAGACAATCGACTAGAAGACTCATAAAAGCAGGGGATATCATTGCCCATCAGCATCATGAGAAGTGGGACGGTACGGGGTATCCGCAAGGCTTAAGAGGCGAAGAGATACATATCTACGGAAGGATAGTCGCACTGGCTGATGTCCTGGATGCACTGACACATAAAAGAATCTACAAAGAGCCTTGGGCTTTTGATGAAGCAGCGCAATATATTTCAGACAGAAGAAACAAGCAGTTCGATCCCTATCTAGTAGAGCTTTTTGAAAATAATTTGGAAAGTTTTAGACAAATATTAGAAGAAGAATAG
- a CDS encoding EAL domain-containing protein: MNSITISKQKIFNNKNEVFAHELVFKDSSDNTTGFSDTVKETSQLIISSVTSSELDKLLGRNSLAFVNVDDKTLTKGILDVLDKERFILNILEDINLTEEVINKIIQYRKRGFRLSLEHFDSSADMIKKFSRLFNYIDIIKMDTVLSLPQNLEKVMRKFKGTRIKLLAQHIETREDYKKYLDMGFDLFQGYYLDKPETIEIIGGKEAAQFIILQLLRIIKEDNTNNEKLEFFIKKQPDLSYKLIQFFNNSIKLNVKVESLPQVLTLMGRDKLLRWLLVYLYAEVSKNPASKTMLELAIKRAERMEAEADPKNKDKAYLAGMFSMLSSIFETDIKELMHEVNMDNDITSLVLEKKGIFASSLMRAEQAEKDYLKKVMLANFDKLYTPDLVSTLEYSGVEIDKDKI; this comes from the coding sequence ATGAATAGTATTACTATTTCAAAACAAAAAATATTTAATAATAAAAATGAAGTTTTCGCACATGAGCTTGTATTTAAAGACAGTTCGGACAATACGACAGGCTTTTCAGATACCGTTAAAGAGACTTCACAGCTGATAATCAGTTCGGTGACAAGCTCGGAACTGGACAAACTTCTCGGCAGAAATTCACTCGCTTTTGTAAATGTAGATGACAAGACTTTGACAAAAGGGATCTTGGATGTCTTAGATAAAGAGAGATTTATCTTAAATATTTTAGAAGACATCAACCTGACAGAAGAGGTGATCAATAAGATCATCCAGTACAGAAAAAGAGGATTTAGATTGTCTTTGGAGCACTTTGATTCAAGTGCCGACATGATAAAAAAATTCAGCAGACTCTTTAACTATATAGACATCATCAAAATGGATACGGTACTTTCTCTGCCTCAAAATCTGGAAAAGGTGATGAGGAAGTTTAAAGGGACAAGGATAAAACTCCTTGCTCAGCATATCGAGACAAGAGAAGACTATAAAAAATACTTGGATATGGGGTTTGACCTCTTTCAAGGGTACTATCTTGATAAGCCGGAGACCATTGAGATCATAGGAGGAAAAGAGGCTGCACAGTTCATTATCCTGCAACTCCTGAGAATCATTAAAGAGGACAATACAAACAATGAGAAACTGGAGTTTTTTATAAAAAAACAGCCTGATCTCTCTTACAAACTAATCCAGTTTTTTAACAACTCTATAAAGCTCAATGTTAAAGTAGAGTCTTTACCGCAGGTACTTACACTGATGGGAAGAGACAAGCTTTTAAGATGGCTATTGGTGTATCTGTACGCGGAAGTCTCTAAAAATCCTGCTTCAAAGACGATGTTGGAACTGGCTATCAAAAGAGCTGAAAGAATGGAAGCCGAAGCTGATCCGAAAAACAAGGACAAAGCTTATCTGGCTGGGATGTTCTCTATGCTGAGTTCTATCTTTGAAACGGATATAAAAGAGCTTATGCATGAGGTAAATATGGATAATGACATCACCTCTTTAGTACTAGAGAAAAAAGGTATCTTTGCATCGAGTCTGATGAGAGCCGAACAAGCTGAAAAAGACTATCTGAAAAAAGTGATGCTTGCAAACTTTGATAAACTCTATACTCCGGACCTTGTCTCGACGTTGGAGTACAGCGGTGTCGAGATAGATAAAGATAAGATCTGA
- a CDS encoding CNNM domain-containing protein: MELLVLFFVLSIAVSFVCSVLESVLLSINMSYIAVLESHRPRTGNLLRTHKEHINKSIAAILIINTIANTLGAAAVGAQASKVFGDDAVVVISIILTFAILFLSEIIPKTIGAVYYKQLAPVSAHVIKFFIFFTYPIILMTLFVTNRISRHRKTLNRFSKEELLQSTLLSETQGILDEQESDAIENILRLGDIKVKEILTPRSVVFALDEDMTVKEVAATQKEIFQFSRIPIYKGSMEEVTGIVLTKNIFKQLLEDDSVTVGAIKKDIFTINRNLPVSIALDLFISKKEHMFLVKDEYDQTDGIVTLEDCIETILGLEIVDESDLNDDMRELAKIQMRIKRKTQKQGNEG; encoded by the coding sequence GTGGAATTATTAGTACTATTTTTTGTTTTATCGATAGCCGTATCGTTTGTATGCTCGGTGTTAGAGTCAGTTTTATTATCTATCAATATGTCGTATATAGCAGTGTTGGAAAGTCATAGACCGCGTACCGGAAATCTTTTGCGGACACATAAGGAACATATCAACAAATCAATAGCTGCGATCCTGATAATAAACACGATCGCAAACACATTGGGTGCAGCAGCAGTCGGAGCACAGGCTTCCAAAGTATTTGGTGACGATGCAGTTGTGGTCATCTCTATCATCTTGACTTTTGCTATTTTATTCTTGTCCGAGATCATTCCAAAGACTATCGGTGCAGTCTATTACAAACAGCTGGCACCTGTCTCGGCACATGTGATCAAATTCTTTATATTTTTTACATATCCGATCATCTTAATGACACTCTTTGTCACAAATAGGATATCAAGACATAGAAAGACCTTGAACAGATTTAGTAAAGAGGAGCTGCTTCAAAGTACGCTTCTGAGCGAAACACAGGGGATACTTGATGAACAGGAGTCAGATGCGATCGAGAATATCTTGAGACTAGGCGATATAAAAGTCAAAGAGATCCTGACTCCAAGAAGTGTCGTCTTCGCACTTGATGAAGATATGACGGTAAAAGAGGTCGCTGCAACGCAAAAAGAGATATTTCAGTTTTCAAGGATCCCGATATATAAAGGAAGTATGGAAGAGGTAACGGGTATCGTATTGACAAAAAACATCTTTAAGCAGCTGCTTGAAGATGACAGTGTGACTGTCGGTGCTATAAAAAAAGATATATTTACAATTAACAGAAATCTTCCTGTTTCCATAGCACTTGATCTTTTCATATCAAAAAAAGAACATATGTTCTTGGTAAAAGACGAGTACGATCAGACAGACGGGATCGTCACTTTAGAGGATTGTATAGAGACTATCTTAGGTTTAGAGATCGTCGATGAAAGCGATCTCAACGACGATATGAGAGAGCTTGCAAAGATCCAGATGCGGATAAAAAGAAAGACTCAAAAACAGGGGAATGAAGGATAG